TGATGAAAGATTCTAAATCTATTGTTAATTTCTTCTAAAAAATATCTAAATCAAATGAGATATTATGGTGAAAATCTAAAAGATCAATATGTAGTAGAAAAGGTTATATGAAGTTTAtctcaaaatttgatatgatttctactGATATAGAAGAAGATAAGGATAAAAGTACATTATCTATTGATGAATTAGTGGGTTCTCTTTTAATTCATGAACAAAAAGTGAATAGATCTTCAGATGAAACTTTAGAACATGCTCTTGAAATGAAGATAGATTAGAAGaacgacagaaaaaaaaaattcataagtcATATCTCAAGGGAGAGATCAAAATAGCTGAGGTCATGATCAATTAAATGAGGGTCAAAGGAACTCAAACAATGGTAACAAAGAAACTCATTgatgttttttattattattttaaaaaacttatacTATATATTTTAATCAATATAATTAGGTACTTTATGATCAATCGAAAATACTACAGATTAAAAGTACTTCTAGCTTCTTgtactattttcttttctttctaatttttttgtAAAAAGGCCAACATAAACAGCTCTCCTGAAATGAAACCATTTGGTTTGatctttttaattcttttattttcttttttgtgttttaCCATATTCAACTTTGCGGTAAGATAAAGGCCAACCATGCAATAAACATGAACTAGGAAGGATATGAACTGGTAcgtgaagaagaagacgaagaagagaaaGGTACCTGTGATACCAAAGCACTCAGGGCTTCGGCTAACAGGCCGTAAAAGTATCCCACATCTCCCGAGGGTGGATAACTCCCTTTCCTTCCTAGAAATGACAATACCATTCTTGCTCCGTAGCTTAGTTCTGCATGACGGCACCTAAGGAACCCTGACAAGTCTCTTTGGTGTTGGTCTTGATATGCTTTAACAACTTCCAGTGGGCTTGTCTCTGCAACATAGATGTTCTTATTGTTGAGTGGAACTCCCTGTTCACCTTCAGGAACCTGATATTTTCAGAATTAAAAGTAAGTTTGCCTTAGCAAACAAAAGTAACATAGGTTTTGTGTGATGTTTCAAGCagtcttccttttctttatgaGGTTAACCATGCTGATGAAGTGAGCGAGCATTTCAGAGAATTTGTTTAGTTATTGGTAGTTAATTAACCGTACCAATCATGGCCGCTTTAAGAaagtaaataatgaaaaaaaacaaagaaaacaagtAGAATTCAGATAATAATAGTGtagcaattgtcatttattaagaGGAAGGCAACCTGAGAGAGCCAGTTGAGACAACAGGAAGCGTTGAAGAAGTGGACACTTTGACAAGGGAAAAGCCTGCCGTAGAAGGAACCTGGAACTCCCACGACGTAGTATGGCACCAGcagcttccccttctcctcctcgaccTTCCTCTTGTAATCTCCCAGAGACCGGAAGACGTGATTGAAGTCATTCCCCGGGAGGTCATTCAAGAAGAACAGGATCTCCGGCATCTCCTGGCGTCCCAGGCTCCGCCGTAGCTTGCCAATCACGTCGAGCACCTCGGAGACCACCTCCAAAGTGTTAGGGCCCGAGGAACAACCTAAGTCGACCACCGCCATCCTCTCGGGGAGCAGCGACATGTAAACCCCTCCTATTGCCTCCTCCAGTATTGGCTTCGCCATGTGAA
This DNA window, taken from Musa acuminata AAA Group cultivar baxijiao chromosome BXJ3-7, Cavendish_Baxijiao_AAA, whole genome shotgun sequence, encodes the following:
- the LOC103974464 gene encoding anthranilate O-methyltransferase 2-like, whose protein sequence is MGKRIEGILHMVGGAGETSYASNSKFQEKVLHMAKPILEEAIGGVYMSLLPERMAVVDLGCSSGPNTLEVVSEVLDVIGKLRRSLGRQEMPEILFFLNDLPGNDFNHVFRSLGDYKRKVEEEKGKLLVPYYVVGVPGSFYGRLFPCQSVHFFNASCCLNWLSQVPEGEQGVPLNNKNIYVAETSPLEVVKAYQDQHQRDLSGFLRCRHAELSYGARMVLSFLGRKGSYPPSGDVGYFYGLLAEALSALVSQGIIEEDKLVTFNLPYYAPSMEEVKAVIHREDLFDLEQAQIFEANWDPFDDSDDDSAAFDSIASGKNVAGYVRAAFQPLIEEHFGDAILDELFSIYAANVSRHLLQQKSKHYLFVISLKKKKKEEEEADGDGAAAW